The following are encoded in a window of Syngnathus scovelli strain Florida chromosome 4, RoL_Ssco_1.2, whole genome shotgun sequence genomic DNA:
- the nkpd1 gene encoding NTPase KAP family P-loop domain-containing protein 1 — MSPPTTIDEISAYALSKTLTKVSSPATVGLYSSCQSRIERILGKMEVYMSREALKIEENYDGKFRPRTIQPSLSGLLALVWRLLFYKPIWTEENQNHHNVRFIFVNFSAWHFAGSDMLWAGLAIRLFQAMEINFGKLQLVLYRAAQYDVEDEIKKKIVVAGPNHWRSRKVCCCPLWLLLFLTLLVPLIILIFLLAFDLPKHMGKVAAKVNGTTTSHVSVLGLVIASFGVPAVSALRFAFPIITNLIFNQERNLKRGMDNEQVSSKLGFMDQVRKEMWLLSRFVEFMEVFERRRIRVVLKIVNLDRCSPTKIVAVLNAINILLSDKDSPFILILAVDPDIIVQKVNYADGCFCKEDRAYALLRRIVTLAFTVPPLCDDSKLTLFHSLADGSKTFKDGNITEDKHQTEGFERNSNSSSVVILEKNEAMPLVDKTVQPDITEADVEGWVKRILKSNERNLNDYILDDCMFMRRVINSIRVNVIIMKASKKELPQPDLIAAWVVLANQWPCRLSWIIQCVEDAKQRGDIDQNKDSEADDSKSLWEVFTESRAELYVMRSQIKDLLDQDGDPEMFERFLKSDFQFTIKDLKALNWVTVNLDPSIKSELAMIRGTSRLKDSGWIRTSAPLPIKSLINMDSEDICKELEKMEYPQKYAAIIKSNHVTGSSLVFGDPDDIKKLLDMTFGEWTTFRLHFLGFPLHLQPQNNVQHCPSHLPRFHLHDSHHSSSNPHLATS, encoded by the exons ATGTCTCCTCCCACCACTATAG ATGAGATTTCTGCATACGCCCTTTCCAAGACCTTAACCAAAGTTTCATCGCCGGCAACTGTCGGACTTTATTCTTCTTGTCAGAGTCGAATTGAAAGAATTCTTGGAAAAATGGAAG TGTACATGTCGCGAGAAGCTTTGAAGATCGAAGAGAACTACGACGGAAAATTCCGGCCTCGCACTATTCAACCTTCACTTTCCGGCCTGTTAGCGCTAGTTTGGCGACTGCTATTCTACAAGCCCATTTGGACCGAAGAGAATCAGAACCATCATAATGTCCGTTTCATTTTTGTAAACTTCAGCGCCTGGCACTTTGCAGGCAGTGACATGCTCTGGGCCGGTCTTGCCATCCGACTCTTTCAAGCAATGGAAATCAATTTTGGGAAATTACAGCTAGTATTATATCGGGCGGCCCAATATGATGTCGAGGATGAAATCAAAAAGAAg ATAGTGGTGGCTGGTCCCAATCACTGGAGGTCCAGGAAAGTTTGTTGCTGCCCTCTGTGGTTGCTCCTCTTTCTCACCCTGTTGGTGCCATTAATCATCCTAATATTCCTTTTGGCTTTTGACCTTCCCAAACATATGGGCAAAGTTGCTGCGAAAGTAAACGGAACAACCACGAGCCACGTTAGTGTGCTAGGCCTGGTCATTGCTTCGTTTGGAGTTCCAGCTGTCAGCGCGCTGAGGTTTGCTTTCCCGATTATCACGAACCTTATTTTCAACCAGGAGCGCAATCTCAAGAGAGGCATGGACAACGAGCAGGTCAGCAGCAAGCTGGGCTTCATGGACCAAGTCAGGAAAGAGATGTGGCTCCTTTCTCGTTTTGTCGAGTTCATGGAGGTGTTTGAGAGGAGAAGAATCAGAGTGGTTCTAAAGATCGTCAATTTAGACCGCTGCTCCCCGACAAAAATTGTTGCCGTTTTAAATGCTATCAACATTCTGCTATCAGACAAAGACAGTCCGTTCATTTTAATTCTGGCGGTCGACCCGGACATTATCGTACAGAAGGTCAACTATGCAGATGGCTGCTTTTGTAAAGAAGACCGGGCTTATGCGCTGCTGCGGCGAATTGTTACTCTGGCCTTCACCGTGCCACCCCTTTGTGACGATTCAAAGCTCACTTTATTTCACAGCCTGGCCGACGGTTCAAAAACCTTCAAGGACGGAAACATAACTGAAGATAAACATCAAACTGAAGGCTTTGAAAGAAACTCAAATTCATCTTCAGTGGTTATATTGGAAAAAAACGAGGCAATGCCCTTGGTAGATAAAACTGTTCAACCAGATATAACCGAGGCAGATGTCGAAGGGTGGGTTAAGAGGATCCTTAAAAGCAACGAGAGGAACTTAAATGACTACATCTTAGATGATTGCATGTTCATGCGGCGAGTGATCAACTCAATTCGAGTGAATGTGATCATCATGAAGGCCTCAAAGAAAGAGCTCCCTCAACCTGATCTCATAGCCGCCTGGGTGGTCCTAGCTAATCAGTGGCCCTGCCGACTCAGCTGGATCATCCAGTGTGTGGAAGATGCCAAACAGAGAGGCGACATCGATCAGAATAAGGATTCCGAGGCCGACGATTCCAAGAGCTTATGGGAAGTTTTCACCGAGTCCAGAGCCGAGCTTTACGTGATGCGTTCTCAGATTAAAGACCTACTTGACCAGGATGGAGACCCAGAGATGTTTGAGAGATTCCTCAAGTCAGACTTCCAATTCACAATTAAGGATCTGAAGGCACTCAACTGGGTCACGGTTAACCTAGATCCGTCGATTAAGAGCGAGTTGGCGATGATCCGAGGAACATCCAGGTTGAAAGATTCCGGTTGGATCAGGacctcagcgcctttgccaatcaAGTCTCTAATCAATATGGACTCGGAGGATATTTGTAAAGAG CTGGAAAAGATGGAATATCCACAAAAGTATGCTGCAATCATAAAAAGCAATCACGTCACTGGCTCGTCTCTGGTATTTGGTGACCCGGATGATATTAAAAAACTCTTAGACATGACCTTTGGAGAATGGACTACTTTCCGACTTCACTTCCTGGGTTTTCCCCTGCATCTTCAACCGCAAAACAATGTGCAGCACTGTCCAAGTCACCTGCCGAGATTTCACCTGCATGACTCTCATCATTCCTCATCAAATCCCCATTTGGCTACTAGCTAA
- the LOC125966636 gene encoding LIM and senescent cell antigen-like-containing domain protein 1 isoform X2 codes for MLGVAGMTGSIANALASAVCERCKSGFAPTEKIVNSNGELYHEQCFVCAQCFQQFPEGLFYEFEGRKYCEHDFQMLFAPCCRQCGEFIIGRVIKAMNNSWHPDCFCCDICQSVLADVGFVKNAGRHLCRPCHNREKARGLGKYICQKCHAIIEEQPLIFKNDPYHPDHFNCNNCGKELTAEARELKGELFCLPCHDKMGVPICGACRRPIEGRVVNAMGKQWHVEHFVCAKCEKPFLGHRHYERKGLAYCETHYNQLFGDVCYHCNRVIEGDVVSALNKAWCVSCFSCSTCNTKLTLKNKFVEFDMKPVCKKCYEKFPLELKKRLKKLAEALGRK; via the exons CATCGCCAATGCCCTGGCCAGTGCGGTATGTGAGCGATGCAAGAGTGGCTTTGCTCCTACTGAGAAGATTGTCAACAGCAATGGAGAGTTGTACCATGAACAATGCTTCGTGTGTGCCCAGTGTTTCCAGCAATTTCCGGAGGGACTCTTCTATGAG tTTGAAGGCAGAAAATACTGTGAGCACGACTTTCAGATGCTCTTTGCTCCCTGCTGCCGTCAATGTG GGGAATTCATCATCGGTCGTGTCATAAAGGCCATGAACAACAGTTGGCACCCCGACTGCTTCTGCTGTGACATCTGCCAGTCTGTGTTGGCTGACGTGGGCTTTGTCAAAAATGCTGGCAG GCACCTGTGTCGCCCGTGCCATAATCGGGAGAAGGCTCGTGGTCTCGGCAAGTACATCTGCCAGAAGTGCCACGCCATCATCGAAGAGCAACCACTGATCTTTAAGAATGACCCTTACCACCCGGACCACTTCAACTGCAACAATTGCGG GAAGGAGCTGACAGCTGAAGCCAGGGAACTGAAaggggaacttttctgcctgccGTGCCACGACAAGATGGGCGTGCCCATCTGCGGAGCGTGCAGGAGACCCATCGAGGGCCGTGTTGTCAATGCTATGGGCAAGCAGTGGCACGTTGAG CATtttgtgtgcgccaagtgcgagaagcCGTTCCTTGGCCATCGCCATTATGAAAGGAAGGGCTTGGCTTACTGCGAAACGCATTACAACCAG CTTTTTGGTGATGTGTGTTACCACTGCAACCGTGTGATTGAGGGCGATG TGGTGTCCGCTCTCAACAAGGCCTGGTGTGTCAGTTGTTTCTCCTGCTCCACCTGCAACACAAAGCTCACCCTCAA GAACAAATTTGTTGAGTTTGACATGAAGCCTGTTTGTAAAAAGTGCTACGAGAAGTTTCCCCTTGAGCTGAAGAAAAGGCTGAAGAAGCTGGCTGAAGCATTAGGACGCAAATAG
- the LOC125966636 gene encoding LIM and senescent cell antigen-like-containing domain protein 1 isoform X1 encodes MLGVAGMTGSIANALASAVCERCKSGFAPTEKIVNSNGELYHEQCFVCAQCFQQFPEGLFYEFEGRKYCEHDFQMLFAPCCRQCGEFIIGRVIKAMNNSWHPDCFCCDICQSVLADVGFVKNAGRHLCRPCHNREKARGLGKYICQKCHAIIEEQPLIFKNDPYHPDHFNCNNCGKELTAEARELKGELFCLPCHDKMGVPICGACRRPIEGRVVNAMGKQWHVEHFVCAKCEKPFLGHRHYERKGLAYCETHYNQLFGDVCYHCNRVIEGDVVSALNKAWCVSCFSCSTCNTKLTLKDKFVEIDLKPVCKRCYECFPEELKRRLARRERKKKSAASQ; translated from the exons CATCGCCAATGCCCTGGCCAGTGCGGTATGTGAGCGATGCAAGAGTGGCTTTGCTCCTACTGAGAAGATTGTCAACAGCAATGGAGAGTTGTACCATGAACAATGCTTCGTGTGTGCCCAGTGTTTCCAGCAATTTCCGGAGGGACTCTTCTATGAG tTTGAAGGCAGAAAATACTGTGAGCACGACTTTCAGATGCTCTTTGCTCCCTGCTGCCGTCAATGTG GGGAATTCATCATCGGTCGTGTCATAAAGGCCATGAACAACAGTTGGCACCCCGACTGCTTCTGCTGTGACATCTGCCAGTCTGTGTTGGCTGACGTGGGCTTTGTCAAAAATGCTGGCAG GCACCTGTGTCGCCCGTGCCATAATCGGGAGAAGGCTCGTGGTCTCGGCAAGTACATCTGCCAGAAGTGCCACGCCATCATCGAAGAGCAACCACTGATCTTTAAGAATGACCCTTACCACCCGGACCACTTCAACTGCAACAATTGCGG GAAGGAGCTGACAGCTGAAGCCAGGGAACTGAAaggggaacttttctgcctgccGTGCCACGACAAGATGGGCGTGCCCATCTGCGGAGCGTGCAGGAGACCCATCGAGGGCCGTGTTGTCAATGCTATGGGCAAGCAGTGGCACGTTGAG CATtttgtgtgcgccaagtgcgagaagcCGTTCCTTGGCCATCGCCATTATGAAAGGAAGGGCTTGGCTTACTGCGAAACGCATTACAACCAG CTTTTTGGTGATGTGTGTTACCACTGCAACCGTGTGATTGAGGGCGATG TGGTGTCCGCTCTCAACAAGGCCTGGTGTGTCAGTTGTTTCTCCTGCTCCACCTGCAACACAAAGCTCACCCTCAA AGATAAGTTTGTCGAAATTGACCTGAAGCCCGTATGCAAGCGTTGCTACGAGTGTTTTCCGGAGGAGTTGAAACGCCGACTGGCCCGGCGCGAGCGCAAGAAAAAATCTGCCGCTTCTCAGTAG